The following proteins are co-located in the Haloplanus sp. HW8-1 genome:
- a CDS encoding sodium-dependent transporter: MTRETWGTRTGFILAAAGSAVGLGNIWRFPWMTAENGGSAFLLVYLVVVLAVGVPGLLGEFVIGRRARRNPVGALGDLSGSRRWAAVGGISAITGVALLSFYSVGGGWILRYLLVSIVGAVTDGAAYLADPGPYFESISFGVEAAGFHLLFLALTGLIVLGGVRRGIELGTKVMMPAVLALLVGMAVWVSTRAGAGAGYDFFLSFDLETIRRNFFSILGPAAGQALFTLSVGAGTMITYASYIDENRSLPFDGSVIALLNTGVGVLAGLVVFPLLFSQGIDPGSGGPGALFVGIAGAFAALPGGGLLAVLFFGVVAFAALSSSISMLEIPVSILVDERGWSRRKAVGVLLALIATTGTITAFRPSLFDFVAGTLVDLLLTGGLIAFLLFAGWVLGRDAVAEYATGAGPLSRRLGIPWLLAIGVAIPLFLVFTLLTTLGVDTRVGFWPTAGAAVAVVGLALLGLRRGRAAV; the protein is encoded by the coding sequence ATGACACGAGAGACGTGGGGGACGAGAACGGGCTTCATCCTGGCCGCCGCGGGAAGCGCGGTAGGCCTGGGGAACATCTGGCGCTTTCCATGGATGACCGCCGAGAACGGCGGCAGCGCCTTCCTGCTCGTCTATCTGGTCGTCGTGCTGGCGGTCGGGGTGCCCGGCCTCCTGGGCGAGTTCGTCATCGGACGGCGGGCGCGGCGCAACCCAGTCGGCGCCCTCGGTGACCTCTCCGGTTCGCGACGCTGGGCCGCCGTCGGCGGCATCTCGGCGATCACCGGCGTCGCGCTTCTCTCCTTTTATAGCGTCGGCGGCGGCTGGATCCTGCGGTACCTGCTGGTTTCGATCGTCGGTGCCGTCACCGACGGCGCGGCATACCTCGCCGATCCAGGACCCTACTTCGAGTCGATCTCCTTCGGCGTCGAGGCCGCCGGCTTCCACCTCCTCTTTCTCGCGCTCACCGGCCTGATCGTCCTCGGTGGAGTCCGCCGCGGAATCGAACTCGGGACGAAGGTGATGATGCCCGCCGTCCTCGCGCTTCTGGTCGGGATGGCCGTCTGGGTGTCGACGCGGGCGGGCGCCGGTGCCGGGTACGACTTCTTTCTCTCTTTCGACCTCGAAACCATCCGTAGGAACTTCTTTTCGATCCTCGGTCCCGCCGCCGGACAGGCGCTGTTTACCCTCTCGGTCGGTGCCGGCACCATGATCACGTACGCCTCCTACATCGACGAGAATCGATCGCTGCCGTTCGACGGGTCGGTCATCGCCCTGCTCAACACGGGTGTGGGCGTCCTCGCGGGGCTCGTGGTCTTCCCGCTGCTCTTCTCGCAGGGGATCGATCCCGGGAGCGGCGGCCCGGGTGCGCTGTTCGTCGGCATCGCCGGTGCGTTCGCGGCGCTGCCCGGCGGCGGGCTCCTCGCCGTCCTGTTTTTCGGCGTGGTCGCCTTCGCCGCGCTGTCGAGTTCGATCAGCATGCTGGAGATTCCGGTCTCCATCCTCGTCGACGAACGAGGATGGTCGCGCCGGAAAGCAGTCGGCGTGCTCCTGGCACTCATCGCGACGACCGGGACGATCACCGCGTTTCGACCGTCGCTTTTCGACTTCGTCGCCGGCACGCTGGTCGACCTGTTGCTCACCGGGGGGCTGATCGCCTTCCTGCTGTTCGCGGGGTGGGTCCTTGGGCGCGACGCGGTCGCGGAGTACGCGACGGGCGCTGGGCCGCTGTCGCGACGGCTCGGGATCCCGTGGCTGTTGGCCATCGGCGTCGCGATTCCCCTCTTTCTGGTGTTTACGCTGCTGACGACGCTCGGGGTCGACACCCGTGTCGGATTCTGGCCGACCGCCGGCGCCGCCGTCGCCGTCGTCGGTCTGGCGCTTCTCGGCCTGCGGCGTGGTCGCGCGGCGGTGTGA
- a CDS encoding sodium-dependent transporter yields the protein MSQRETWATRVGFILAAVGSAVGLGNVWQFPFQTGANGGAAFIVVYLAAVFLIGFPAMLAEFVVGRRAERNPIDAFARLGHRNWRIVGLIGTVSAFWILSFYSVVGGWVVRYVLGSATGAYFSGSEAYFGAIAAGPEAVGFHALFMALTVGVVAFGVTDGIERSTKLMVPSIVLLLGGLAAWAGTLDGGAAGYAYYLSPDVDALIANFGTILPAAVGQAFFTLSLGMGAMITYASYLGRDDSLPADGATIVLLNTFVGLLAGLVVFPILFSLGIEPGSGGLGAAFITLAGAFAQLPAGRLLGVVFFVVLLLAALSSAISLLEVVTSYLVDNTDRSRSTLAVSLGVAIFLLGVPSALGVPILSWYNAVAYNLLLPLSVLCLLLFVGWVDTDDAVAELRRGTGLSESGAVAWLLFVRTLVPLGVLATLLLGLQSLAVKAGLLAAPLV from the coding sequence ATGTCACAACGAGAGACGTGGGCGACGCGGGTGGGATTCATTCTCGCGGCCGTCGGCAGCGCCGTCGGACTGGGCAACGTCTGGCAGTTCCCGTTCCAGACGGGAGCAAACGGCGGCGCCGCCTTCATCGTCGTCTACCTCGCTGCGGTCTTCTTGATCGGCTTTCCGGCCATGCTCGCGGAGTTCGTCGTCGGCCGGCGCGCCGAGCGCAACCCCATCGACGCCTTCGCCCGCCTGGGCCACCGTAACTGGCGTATCGTGGGACTCATCGGCACCGTCTCGGCGTTCTGGATCCTCTCCTTTTACAGCGTCGTCGGCGGCTGGGTGGTCCGGTACGTCCTCGGGAGCGCCACCGGTGCGTACTTCTCCGGCTCCGAGGCGTACTTTGGCGCCATCGCCGCGGGCCCCGAGGCGGTCGGCTTCCACGCCCTCTTCATGGCGCTGACCGTCGGCGTCGTCGCCTTCGGCGTCACGGACGGCATCGAGCGGTCGACCAAGTTGATGGTGCCGAGCATCGTTCTCCTGCTCGGCGGCCTGGCCGCCTGGGCGGGGACGCTCGACGGCGGCGCCGCGGGCTACGCCTACTACCTCTCGCCGGACGTCGACGCCTTGATCGCGAACTTCGGAACCATCCTCCCCGCCGCCGTGGGACAGGCCTTCTTCACGCTCTCGCTCGGGATGGGCGCGATGATCACCTACGCCTCGTATCTCGGGCGCGACGACTCGTTGCCGGCCGACGGCGCGACCATCGTCCTCCTCAACACGTTCGTCGGGCTGCTCGCCGGGCTGGTCGTCTTTCCCATCCTCTTCTCGCTGGGCATCGAACCCGGGAGCGGCGGACTGGGCGCGGCCTTCATCACCCTCGCCGGCGCGTTCGCACAGCTACCCGCCGGCCGCCTCCTCGGGGTCGTCTTCTTTGTCGTCCTCCTGCTGGCCGCGCTCTCCTCCGCGATCAGCCTCCTCGAAGTGGTGACGTCCTACCTCGTCGACAATACCGACCGCTCGCGCTCGACGCTCGCCGTCTCCCTCGGCGTCGCCATCTTCCTTCTGGGCGTGCCGAGCGCACTGGGGGTTCCCATCCTCTCGTGGTACAACGCCGTCGCCTACAACCTCCTGCTTCCGCTGTCGGTGCTCTGCCTGCTCCTCTTTGTCGGCTGGGTGGACACCGACGACGCCGTCGCCGAACTCCGACGCGGGACCGGCCTGAGCGAGTCGGGCGCCGTCGCGTGGCTCCTGTTCGTCCGCACGCTCGTCCCGTTGGGCGTGCTGGCGACGCTCCTGCTCGGCCTCCAGAGCCTCGCGGTCAAGGCGGGACTGCTCGCGGCACCGCTGGTCTAA
- a CDS encoding SDR family NAD(P)-dependent oxidoreductase: MSASFDFTDRVVLVTGTSGALGSAIATAFDDAGATVCGADIVAPDDEESLVDPDVVDYYQGDFTDEDDVARVLDEIVGTHGRLDHLCNVAGTWRGGTPIHETDVETFDFLFDVNLKTAFLASKHALPHLQATEGTIVSVSARSSLSGGEGDGPYRASKAGVRLLTETVAEENRGVVRANAIMPSVIDTPMNREMMPDADHDAWVDPATIARTVLVLSSEATAATSGAAVPVYGEA; the protein is encoded by the coding sequence ATGTCGGCATCCTTCGACTTCACGGATCGGGTGGTCCTGGTCACGGGCACGAGCGGTGCGCTCGGGAGCGCGATCGCGACTGCCTTCGACGACGCCGGAGCGACCGTCTGTGGCGCGGACATCGTCGCGCCGGACGACGAGGAGTCACTCGTCGACCCGGACGTGGTGGACTACTACCAGGGGGATTTCACCGACGAGGACGACGTGGCGCGGGTGTTGGACGAAATCGTCGGGACACACGGTCGGCTGGATCACCTCTGTAACGTCGCGGGGACGTGGCGCGGAGGGACGCCGATCCACGAGACGGACGTGGAGACGTTCGACTTCTTGTTCGACGTGAACCTGAAGACCGCGTTTCTGGCGTCGAAACACGCGCTCCCACATCTCCAGGCGACCGAGGGGACGATCGTCAGCGTCTCGGCGCGGTCGTCGCTGTCGGGGGGTGAGGGCGACGGTCCCTACCGCGCCTCGAAGGCCGGTGTCCGACTCCTGACCGAGACCGTCGCCGAGGAGAATCGGGGCGTCGTGCGGGCGAACGCGATCATGCCGAGTGTCATCGACACGCCGATGAACCGGGAGATGATGCCCGACGCCGACCACGACGCGTGGGTCGACCCCGCGACCATCGCGCGGACGGTACTGGTGCTCTCCTCGGAGGCCACGGCGGCGACGAGCGGGGCCGCAGTCCCGGTCTACGGGGAGGCCTGA
- a CDS encoding VOC family protein, whose amino-acid sequence MAAVADDVNPESFFHVALKVEDVDACAAFYREQFGAELLERGHAGDGEGATAVEHAALSVADKRVYLFDRAPYEAAGLTDDLPTGFLHFGFVVDDVEAAHRELAASGVEFLMEPSVFGDLKIAFFADPAGVRIELLEHR is encoded by the coding sequence GTGGCGGCCGTCGCGGACGACGTGAACCCCGAATCGTTCTTCCACGTCGCACTGAAGGTCGAGGACGTCGACGCGTGTGCCGCGTTCTACCGCGAGCAGTTCGGAGCCGAACTGCTGGAGCGGGGCCACGCCGGCGACGGGGAGGGGGCGACGGCGGTCGAGCACGCGGCGCTCTCGGTCGCCGACAAGCGCGTCTACCTCTTCGACCGGGCACCCTACGAAGCGGCCGGACTGACCGACGACCTACCGACCGGCTTCCTCCATTTCGGGTTCGTCGTCGACGACGTCGAGGCGGCCCACCGGGAACTGGCGGCGTCCGGCGTCGAGTTCCTGATGGAGCCGTCCGTCTTCGGCGACCTGAAGATCGCATTCTTCGCCGATCCAGCCGGGGTCCGGATCGAACTCCTCGAACACCGGTGA
- a CDS encoding NADPH:quinone reductase — translation MRAVRYHEHGGPEVLRVDDVDRSEPAPDEILLQVAAAGINPVDTYFREGSYEPFTLPMIPGVDAAGEVVAVGDAVAGASVGDAVVATGLSKDHYGGCAEYVAVPDDRFAVLPSGVDPVAAGGAGVAAVTAWRALIDHAGLEPVETALIHGGSGGVGHAAVQVAAAAGARVVATADPAYHDRLDELGADTVLDYARDDLRAAVTEASAGGPDVILDHRLDDYLQFDADVAAHDGRIVGIGENDPAVGFTNDGVARGKDLTYQFMSMFNTPNLSDPLARVASLLGTGDLDIEVARTYDLDDVADAQRDVMEDSVLGKLVVTP, via the coding sequence ATGCGCGCGGTTCGATACCACGAACACGGCGGTCCCGAAGTACTGCGAGTCGACGACGTCGACCGGTCCGAACCGGCCCCCGACGAGATACTGCTCCAAGTGGCGGCTGCGGGGATCAACCCCGTTGACACCTACTTCCGCGAGGGCTCCTACGAACCGTTCACGCTCCCGATGATCCCCGGCGTCGACGCCGCGGGCGAGGTGGTCGCCGTCGGCGACGCCGTGGCGGGCGCGAGCGTGGGCGACGCCGTCGTCGCGACGGGATTGAGCAAGGACCACTACGGCGGCTGTGCCGAGTACGTGGCGGTGCCGGACGACCGGTTCGCAGTGCTCCCGTCGGGTGTCGACCCCGTCGCCGCCGGCGGCGCGGGCGTCGCCGCGGTCACGGCGTGGCGGGCGCTGATCGACCACGCGGGACTCGAACCCGTCGAGACGGCGCTGATCCACGGCGGAAGCGGGGGCGTCGGCCACGCGGCGGTACAGGTGGCTGCGGCCGCGGGTGCACGGGTCGTCGCCACCGCCGACCCCGCGTACCACGACCGACTCGACGAGTTGGGAGCCGACACCGTCCTCGACTACGCACGGGACGACCTCCGAGCGGCCGTGACCGAGGCGAGCGCCGGGGGACCGGACGTGATCCTCGATCACCGCCTCGACGACTACCTGCAGTTCGACGCCGACGTGGCCGCCCACGACGGCCGGATCGTCGGCATCGGCGAGAACGACCCCGCCGTCGGCTTCACGAACGACGGCGTCGCCCGCGGGAAGGACCTCACCTACCAGTTCATGAGTATGTTCAACACGCCCAACCTGAGCGATCCGCTCGCGCGGGTCGCCTCCCTGCTCGGGACGGGCGACCTCGACATCGAGGTGGCGCGCACGTACGACCTCGACGACGTGGCCGACGCCCAGCGAGACGTGATGGAAGACAGCGTCCTCGGGAAGCTAGTCGTGACGCCCTGA
- a CDS encoding P-loop NTPase, protein MTDTTTLKDRVEAALRTVRDPAADLSVFEAGFVENLTVDDGDVTVETDLTAVDEETGQGVIEATLRAVDDVEGVESVHVEQAAPSSEDSARVEAFDHVIAVASAKGGVGKSTVATHLACTLAADAEVALFDADIHGPNVPRLLDVSGPVRSSEEGDPLPIRRDGMDVMSVGLMESGAPLAWRGAMAHDALSDLFGNTAWRNDDVLVVDLPPGTGDVVLTTLQEVPVDGVVVVTTPFHAAVSDTERTVELFRDNDVPVLGAVVNMAEYVCNCCGESNDLFDETALDGFDAPVLAELPFTQDLQGRPAPADVPAAVADLGERVRDALDGAGEVDVPDDAVDIRGVAPQERKERVRDRFESLAAGDRFVLVSDRDPTPVGDFLSRVADESRESFDVQVRRATPDDWVLETVK, encoded by the coding sequence ATGACCGACACCACGACACTCAAAGACCGCGTCGAAGCGGCGCTGCGAACCGTTCGCGATCCGGCGGCCGACCTCTCGGTCTTCGAGGCCGGCTTCGTCGAGAACCTGACCGTCGACGACGGCGACGTGACGGTCGAGACCGACCTGACGGCCGTCGACGAGGAAACCGGACAGGGGGTGATCGAAGCGACCTTGCGGGCCGTCGACGACGTCGAGGGCGTCGAGAGCGTCCACGTCGAGCAGGCGGCACCGTCGAGCGAGGACAGCGCCCGGGTCGAGGCGTTCGACCACGTGATCGCCGTCGCGAGCGCGAAAGGCGGCGTCGGGAAGTCGACGGTGGCGACCCACCTGGCCTGTACGCTCGCGGCGGACGCCGAGGTGGCGCTGTTCGACGCCGACATTCACGGCCCGAACGTGCCGAGGCTACTCGACGTGAGCGGGCCGGTGCGCTCCAGCGAGGAGGGCGACCCCCTCCCGATCCGCCGCGACGGGATGGACGTGATGAGCGTCGGCCTGATGGAGTCCGGCGCACCCCTCGCCTGGCGGGGCGCGATGGCCCACGACGCGCTTTCGGATCTCTTCGGGAACACGGCGTGGCGCAACGACGACGTCTTGGTAGTTGACCTGCCGCCGGGAACCGGCGACGTGGTGCTCACGACGCTCCAGGAGGTGCCAGTCGACGGCGTCGTCGTCGTCACGACGCCGTTTCACGCCGCCGTCAGCGACACCGAACGGACCGTGGAACTGTTCCGAGACAACGACGTGCCGGTCCTCGGCGCCGTGGTCAACATGGCCGAATACGTCTGTAACTGCTGTGGCGAGTCGAACGACCTGTTCGACGAGACTGCCCTCGACGGGTTCGACGCGCCCGTCCTCGCGGAACTGCCCTTCACGCAGGACCTGCAGGGACGGCCGGCCCCCGCCGACGTGCCCGCCGCGGTGGCAGACCTCGGAGAACGGGTTCGCGACGCCCTCGACGGCGCGGGCGAGGTGGACGTGCCGGACGACGCCGTCGACATCCGCGGGGTCGCACCGCAGGAGCGAAAGGAACGGGTTCGGGACCGCTTCGAGTCGCTGGCGGCTGGCGACCGGTTCGTCCTCGTCAGCGACCGCGATCCGACGCCGGTCGGCGACTTCCTGAGTCGCGTCGCCGACGAGTCACGCGAGTCGTTCGACGTCCAGGTGCGACGTGCGACGCCGGACGACTGGGTGCTGGAGACGGTCAAGTAA
- a CDS encoding HEAT repeat domain-containing protein, which yields MTCDGHDDEFEKHLDEEPDPQLDPMRSPGVGSDIEALEDIEVGREDVTIGEASPAELSAADTEPVADSDAAALLADLEANDPVDRRRAALALKDEPTASAVVSGLARAATADDDADVRQFAVEALTAHGGDGTGTSGERAAAVAVELLDDDDPWVRAEAVVALDNLDREAHEDDIAATVDDDHHAVRRNAAVSLFKLRGAAMADRLLDLSHDESERVREWAAHMLGGVDENRARDRLQELTDDPATVVRQTAERALDADPARFRRNFGALENDGRLLPGEDRLNRMPDL from the coding sequence ATGACCTGCGACGGTCACGACGACGAGTTCGAGAAACACCTCGACGAGGAGCCGGACCCACAACTCGATCCGATGCGGAGCCCGGGCGTCGGGAGCGACATCGAGGCACTGGAGGACATCGAAGTCGGTCGCGAGGACGTGACCATCGGCGAGGCGTCGCCGGCGGAACTGTCCGCGGCCGACACGGAACCGGTCGCCGACAGCGACGCGGCGGCGCTCCTCGCGGATCTGGAGGCGAACGACCCGGTCGATCGCCGCCGCGCCGCCCTCGCGCTGAAGGACGAACCGACGGCGTCGGCGGTCGTCAGCGGACTCGCGCGGGCAGCCACGGCCGACGACGACGCCGACGTACGGCAGTTCGCGGTGGAGGCGCTGACCGCCCACGGGGGCGACGGGACCGGCACGAGCGGCGAACGCGCGGCCGCCGTCGCCGTCGAACTCCTCGACGACGACGACCCCTGGGTGCGCGCCGAGGCCGTCGTCGCCCTCGACAACCTCGACCGGGAGGCCCACGAGGACGACATCGCGGCTACCGTCGACGACGACCACCACGCCGTGCGCCGGAACGCGGCCGTCTCGCTGTTCAAGCTCCGGGGGGCGGCGATGGCCGACCGTCTGCTCGACCTGAGTCACGACGAGAGCGAACGGGTCCGTGAGTGGGCGGCGCACATGCTCGGCGGCGTCGACGAGAACCGCGCCCGCGACCGGCTGCAGGAACTGACCGACGATCCGGCCACGGTGGTCCGCCAGACCGCCGAACGGGCGCTCGACGCCGACCCGGCACGGTTCCGCCGGAACTTCGGTGCCCTGGAGAACGACGGCCGGCTACTGCCCGGCGAGGACCGACTCAACCGTATGCCCGATCTATGA
- a CDS encoding molecular chaperone TorD family protein encodes MATADGSEDRGSVETDPAARGTVFATLAGAFRHPNREFHEAVTDGRLYADLTRCLDLTPLDVTVPTLATDDDYETLAARYNDLFAIGHAEYEDRTDGTLDAEGPPVPLYESKYRPDQSWNDVNLDLARAYEYYGLEIDPSARDNHDALRYELEFAGYLARREAAMAGERTDAAAARLDFHDRHLGHAAAGVADRLDGEPGTGVYGDLATLLETFVRADRNDLAARLEGSE; translated from the coding sequence ATGGCGACGGCCGACGGCTCCGAGGACCGCGGGAGCGTCGAGACCGACCCAGCCGCCCGCGGGACGGTGTTCGCGACGCTTGCCGGCGCCTTCCGACACCCGAACCGGGAGTTCCACGAGGCCGTCACCGACGGTCGCCTGTACGCCGATCTGACGCGATGTCTCGATCTCACGCCCCTCGACGTGACCGTCCCGACACTCGCAACCGACGACGACTACGAGACGCTGGCCGCCCGATACAACGACCTGTTCGCGATCGGCCACGCGGAGTACGAGGATCGGACGGACGGCACGCTCGACGCCGAGGGTCCGCCAGTGCCCCTCTACGAGTCGAAGTACCGGCCCGATCAGTCCTGGAACGACGTGAACCTCGACCTGGCGCGGGCCTACGAGTACTACGGGTTGGAGATCGACCCGTCAGCCCGCGACAATCACGACGCCCTGCGATACGAACTGGAGTTCGCGGGCTATCTCGCCAGGCGGGAGGCCGCGATGGCAGGTGAGCGTACCGACGCGGCCGCGGCCAGACTCGACTTCCACGACCGCCACCTCGGTCACGCCGCCGCAGGGGTCGCCGATCGGCTCGACGGCGAACCCGGGACGGGCGTCTACGGCGACCTCGCGACCCTGCTGGAAACGTTCGTCCGGGCCGACCGCAACGACCTCGCGGCCCGTCTGGAGGGGTCGGAATGA
- a CDS encoding ethylbenzene dehydrogenase-related protein, whose amino-acid sequence MTNRRARALLVAALVGALVVSATVAVPSADARPAHEIPVSTMPEADLSTPSAPDWSRVPAADVPLASAPSGVPNAGDTSIDRVHVQAARSGEQFHVRLQWSDPTRNVTAGSPRAFPDAAAIQFPVDTSSRPPIAMGGRDNRVNVWYWAGNGATQELLAGGAGSTTTFQSPTVDANATYTNGTWTVVYTRDVTGASENRTTLDDDDRLDVAVAVWNGGNGERAGRKAVSEWHYFPTGEGAEGAPYQTLLWTVAGVAIVAVIGVTAFGVLRTHGGDGGGS is encoded by the coding sequence ATGACTAACAGACGGGCCCGTGCGCTACTGGTTGCGGCGCTCGTCGGCGCGCTCGTCGTCTCGGCGACCGTGGCGGTTCCGTCCGCCGATGCCCGCCCGGCCCACGAAATCCCGGTGAGTACGATGCCCGAGGCCGACCTCTCGACGCCGAGCGCCCCCGACTGGTCACGGGTGCCCGCCGCCGACGTACCCCTCGCGAGCGCCCCCAGCGGCGTCCCGAACGCCGGCGACACGTCCATCGACCGCGTCCACGTGCAGGCCGCCCGGAGCGGCGAGCAGTTCCACGTCCGTCTGCAGTGGTCGGATCCGACGCGGAACGTCACCGCGGGGTCGCCGCGAGCCTTCCCCGACGCTGCGGCCATCCAGTTCCCCGTGGACACGAGTTCGCGCCCGCCGATCGCGATGGGTGGACGGGACAACCGCGTGAACGTCTGGTACTGGGCCGGGAACGGCGCAACCCAGGAGTTGTTGGCAGGCGGTGCGGGCTCGACGACGACGTTCCAGTCGCCGACCGTCGACGCGAACGCCACCTACACGAACGGCACCTGGACGGTCGTCTACACACGTGACGTGACCGGCGCGAGCGAGAATCGAACGACACTCGACGACGACGACCGACTCGACGTCGCCGTCGCCGTCTGGAACGGGGGTAACGGCGAACGCGCCGGACGGAAGGCGGTCAGCGAGTGGCACTACTTCCCGACCGGCGAGGGTGCCGAGGGGGCGCCCTACCAGACGCTCCTGTGGACCGTCGCCGGCGTCGCCATCGTGGCCGTGATCGGAGTGACGGCCTTCGGCGTCCTCCGTACCCACGGCGGGGACGGGGGTGGGTCCTAA
- a CDS encoding 4Fe-4S dicluster domain-containing protein gives MSTQDDTNINVADGVDHQVAMVMDLNKCIGCQTCTIACKDLWTEGGGTDYMYWNNVETKPGEGYPRGWEESGGGWTDDGSERVAGEIPSREDYGRPWEFNHSEIMYEGSDEPLRPREGAEWGPNWDEDQGAGEYPNSYYFYLPRICNHCTHPSCVEACPRQALYKREEDGIVLVDQERCRGYRYCVEGCPYKKVYYNTVSKKSEKCIFCYPRLEGEGPDGETYAPACAEECPPQLRLVGFLDDEDGPIYKLVEEYEVALPLHPEFRTQPNVYYIPPYAPGQHTEDGESVDVDRIPRGYLRELFGDGVDQALNTIERERQRARQGDDSELMELLQHKNPAKQYRLGVFDDD, from the coding sequence ATGAGTACCCAGGACGACACGAACATCAACGTCGCGGACGGGGTCGACCACCAAGTGGCGATGGTGATGGACCTCAACAAGTGCATCGGCTGTCAGACGTGTACCATCGCGTGCAAGGACCTCTGGACGGAGGGGGGCGGCACCGACTACATGTACTGGAACAACGTCGAGACCAAGCCCGGCGAGGGCTATCCCCGCGGCTGGGAGGAGTCCGGCGGCGGGTGGACCGACGACGGCTCCGAACGGGTCGCGGGCGAGATTCCCTCCCGCGAGGACTACGGCCGCCCCTGGGAGTTCAACCACTCCGAGATCATGTACGAGGGGAGCGACGAGCCTCTCCGCCCGCGCGAGGGGGCGGAGTGGGGTCCCAACTGGGACGAGGACCAAGGCGCCGGGGAGTACCCAAACAGCTACTACTTCTACCTGCCCCGGATCTGCAACCACTGCACCCACCCCTCCTGCGTGGAGGCCTGTCCGCGGCAGGCGCTCTACAAGCGCGAGGAGGACGGTATCGTCCTCGTCGACCAGGAGCGCTGTCGGGGCTATCGCTACTGCGTCGAGGGCTGTCCGTACAAGAAGGTGTACTACAACACCGTCTCGAAGAAATCGGAGAAGTGCATCTTCTGTTACCCGCGGCTGGAAGGCGAGGGGCCGGACGGGGAGACGTACGCGCCCGCCTGTGCCGAGGAGTGCCCGCCCCAACTGCGGCTGGTCGGGTTTCTGGACGACGAGGACGGCCCCATCTACAAGCTCGTCGAGGAGTACGAGGTGGCGCTGCCCCTGCATCCGGAGTTCCGCACCCAGCCAAACGTCTACTACATCCCGCCGTACGCCCCCGGTCAGCATACGGAGGACGGCGAATCGGTCGACGTCGACCGCATTCCCAGGGGGTATCTCCGGGAACTCTTCGGCGACGGCGTCGACCAAGCGCTCAACACCATCGAGCGCGAGCGCCAGCGCGCCCGGCAGGGCGACGACAGCGAACTGATGGAACTGCTCCAGCACAAGAATCCGGCCAAACAGTACCGGCTGGGAGTCTTCGACGATGACTAA